The following proteins come from a genomic window of Hymenobacter canadensis:
- a CDS encoding 2Fe-2S iron-sulfur cluster-binding protein: MTEDVRVYVEEAPGQRTEVSGPTDMGLSLMELLKASGYDIQATCGGMALCGTCHIEVLAGPALDEPSDDELAMLESLPVMSQGSRLSCQIRLTERLDGLVLRLMPQNT; encoded by the coding sequence AGGAAGCGCCCGGCCAGCGCACCGAAGTAAGCGGCCCCACCGACATGGGCCTGAGCCTTATGGAGCTGCTCAAGGCCAGCGGCTACGACATTCAGGCTACCTGCGGCGGCATGGCGCTGTGCGGCACCTGCCACATTGAGGTGCTGGCCGGCCCGGCCCTCGACGAGCCCTCCGACGACGAGCTGGCCATGCTGGAAAGCCTGCCGGTGATGAGCCAGGGCAGCCGCCTCTCCTGCCAGATCCGCCTCACCGAGCGCCTCGACGGCCTAGTGCTGCGCCTGATGCCCCAGAATACCTAG